The Euphorbia lathyris chromosome 3, ddEupLath1.1, whole genome shotgun sequence genome contains a region encoding:
- the LOC136223528 gene encoding uncharacterized protein isoform X1 — protein MLFVHHISSPEAAIHGQCRQGGEMEIGLPPIYLGKSALAEAADLSREISSNNSMMVCKCNSPLARAGFKMLAASIAPSAAPAPIKFTMSRKYDCISDINATKEKWRIKARIIRLWSGRYKNMGMVFLDEQGSTIEAQVRENCFFKFSKELEEGKTYAFEFFQVAENAGIYRASKHRYQLKFMSKTCVKEISYPLIKEEKIEIVSIDTILAKSIDVDFLVGFAQLSNAFSVSKILHGDDYAEIVEFKER, from the exons ATGCTGTTTGTTCATCATATCTCATCTCCTGAAGCAGCAATTCACGGACAGTGTAGACAAGGTGGAGAAATGGAGATCGGCTTGCCGCCGATCTATCTGGGCAAATCGGCTTTGGCAGAAGCAGCCGATCTATCTAGGGAAATTTCAAGCAATAACAG TATGATGGTCTGTAAGTGCAATTCACCTCTTGCAAGAGCTGGTTTCAAGATGTTAGCAGCATCAATTGCCCCTTCTGCTGCTCCAGCTCCAATTAAG TTTACAATGTCTCGAAAATATGATTGCATTTCGGACATCAATGCAACAAAAGAGAAATGGAGAATTAAAGCAAGAATTATACGATTATGGAGTGGTCGTTATAAGAACATGGGTATGGTTTTTCTGGATGAACAG GGTTCAACTATTGAAGCccaagttcgagaaaattgctTCTTCAAGTTTTCAAAGGAATTAGAAGAGGGGAAGACATATGCGTTTGAGTTTTTTCAGGTGGCAGAAAATGCAGGGATATATCGGGCATCAAAACACCGATATCAATTGAAATTTATGTCCAAAACATGTGTTAAGGAGATAAGTTATCCACTAATTAAGGaggaaaaaattgaaattgtatcTATAGATACTATTCTTGCAAAATCTATTGATGTCGATTTTTTGGTTG gtTTTGCACAATTATCAAATGCATTTTCGGTTTCCAAAATTTTACATGGCGATGATTATGCTGAGATTGTTGAATTCAAAGAAAGGTAA
- the LOC136223528 gene encoding uncharacterized protein isoform X2 has translation MLFVHHISSPEAAIHGQCRQGGEMEIGLPPIYLGKSALAEAADLSREISSNNSMMVCKCNSPLARAGFKMLAASIAPSAAPAPIKFTMSRKYDCISDINATKEKWRIKARIIRLWSGRYKNMGMVFLDEQGSTIEAQVRENCFFKFSKELEEGKTYAFEFFQVAENAGIYRASKHRYQLKFMSKTCVKEISYPLIKEEKIEIVSIDTILAKSIDVDFLVVKIRFPAHCLMTMQMKSWT, from the exons ATGCTGTTTGTTCATCATATCTCATCTCCTGAAGCAGCAATTCACGGACAGTGTAGACAAGGTGGAGAAATGGAGATCGGCTTGCCGCCGATCTATCTGGGCAAATCGGCTTTGGCAGAAGCAGCCGATCTATCTAGGGAAATTTCAAGCAATAACAG TATGATGGTCTGTAAGTGCAATTCACCTCTTGCAAGAGCTGGTTTCAAGATGTTAGCAGCATCAATTGCCCCTTCTGCTGCTCCAGCTCCAATTAAG TTTACAATGTCTCGAAAATATGATTGCATTTCGGACATCAATGCAACAAAAGAGAAATGGAGAATTAAAGCAAGAATTATACGATTATGGAGTGGTCGTTATAAGAACATGGGTATGGTTTTTCTGGATGAACAG GGTTCAACTATTGAAGCccaagttcgagaaaattgctTCTTCAAGTTTTCAAAGGAATTAGAAGAGGGGAAGACATATGCGTTTGAGTTTTTTCAGGTGGCAGAAAATGCAGGGATATATCGGGCATCAAAACACCGATATCAATTGAAATTTATGTCCAAAACATGTGTTAAGGAGATAAGTTATCCACTAATTAAGGaggaaaaaattgaaattgtatcTATAGATACTATTCTTGCAAAATCTATTGATGTCGATTTTTTGGTTG TAAAAATACGATTTCCTGCACATTGTTTGATGACTATGCAAATGAAATCATGGACATAG
- the LOC136223528 gene encoding uncharacterized protein isoform X3 — protein sequence MLFVHHISSPEAAIHGQCRQGGEMEIGLPPIYLGKSALAEAADLSREISSNNSMMVCKCNSPLARAGFKMLAASIAPSAAPAPIKFTMSRKYDCISDINATKEKWRIKARIIRLWSGRYKNMGMVFLDEQGSTIEAQVRENCFFKFSKELEEGKTYAFEFFQVAENAGIYRASKHRYQLKFMSKTCVKEISYPLIKEEKIEIVSIDTILAKSIDVDFLVVWTRWIVNQPM from the exons ATGCTGTTTGTTCATCATATCTCATCTCCTGAAGCAGCAATTCACGGACAGTGTAGACAAGGTGGAGAAATGGAGATCGGCTTGCCGCCGATCTATCTGGGCAAATCGGCTTTGGCAGAAGCAGCCGATCTATCTAGGGAAATTTCAAGCAATAACAG TATGATGGTCTGTAAGTGCAATTCACCTCTTGCAAGAGCTGGTTTCAAGATGTTAGCAGCATCAATTGCCCCTTCTGCTGCTCCAGCTCCAATTAAG TTTACAATGTCTCGAAAATATGATTGCATTTCGGACATCAATGCAACAAAAGAGAAATGGAGAATTAAAGCAAGAATTATACGATTATGGAGTGGTCGTTATAAGAACATGGGTATGGTTTTTCTGGATGAACAG GGTTCAACTATTGAAGCccaagttcgagaaaattgctTCTTCAAGTTTTCAAAGGAATTAGAAGAGGGGAAGACATATGCGTTTGAGTTTTTTCAGGTGGCAGAAAATGCAGGGATATATCGGGCATCAAAACACCGATATCAATTGAAATTTATGTCCAAAACATGTGTTAAGGAGATAAGTTATCCACTAATTAAGGaggaaaaaattgaaattgtatcTATAGATACTATTCTTGCAAAATCTATTGATGTCGATTTTTTGGTTG TTTGGACTCGATGGATCGTGAATCAACCCATGTAA
- the LOC136223528 gene encoding uncharacterized protein isoform X4 produces the protein MEIGLPPIYLGKSALAEAADLSREISSNNSMMVCKCNSPLARAGFKMLAASIAPSAAPAPIKFTMSRKYDCISDINATKEKWRIKARIIRLWSGRYKNMGMVFLDEQGSTIEAQVRENCFFKFSKELEEGKTYAFEFFQVAENAGIYRASKHRYQLKFMSKTCVKEISYPLIKEEKIEIVSIDTILAKSIDVDFLVGFAQLSNAFSVSKILHGDDYAEIVEFKER, from the exons ATGGAGATCGGCTTGCCGCCGATCTATCTGGGCAAATCGGCTTTGGCAGAAGCAGCCGATCTATCTAGGGAAATTTCAAGCAATAACAG TATGATGGTCTGTAAGTGCAATTCACCTCTTGCAAGAGCTGGTTTCAAGATGTTAGCAGCATCAATTGCCCCTTCTGCTGCTCCAGCTCCAATTAAG TTTACAATGTCTCGAAAATATGATTGCATTTCGGACATCAATGCAACAAAAGAGAAATGGAGAATTAAAGCAAGAATTATACGATTATGGAGTGGTCGTTATAAGAACATGGGTATGGTTTTTCTGGATGAACAG GGTTCAACTATTGAAGCccaagttcgagaaaattgctTCTTCAAGTTTTCAAAGGAATTAGAAGAGGGGAAGACATATGCGTTTGAGTTTTTTCAGGTGGCAGAAAATGCAGGGATATATCGGGCATCAAAACACCGATATCAATTGAAATTTATGTCCAAAACATGTGTTAAGGAGATAAGTTATCCACTAATTAAGGaggaaaaaattgaaattgtatcTATAGATACTATTCTTGCAAAATCTATTGATGTCGATTTTTTGGTTG gtTTTGCACAATTATCAAATGCATTTTCGGTTTCCAAAATTTTACATGGCGATGATTATGCTGAGATTGTTGAATTCAAAGAAAGGTAA